In the genome of Leptospira licerasiae serovar Varillal str. VAR 010, one region contains:
- a CDS encoding DUF1304 domain-containing protein, whose translation MILAARILAAIVGLLHVWIFIMESVLWMRPRIHRRFGVTDTKLAEAMKGVFLNQGFYNLFLAIGALYGAIFFELHPGFAPAILAFSCLSVFGAGLVLLISKPSMARAAIIQGLPPLVAVVLYFISCNG comes from the coding sequence ATGATATTAGCAGCAAGAATTTTAGCGGCTATCGTCGGCTTATTGCATGTTTGGATCTTCATCATGGAGAGTGTGTTATGGATGCGCCCCCGTATTCACAGAAGGTTCGGAGTGACGGACACAAAATTAGCGGAAGCGATGAAGGGAGTCTTTTTAAACCAAGGTTTTTATAATCTATTTCTTGCAATCGGCGCATTATACGGAGCTATCTTTTTCGAGTTACATCCTGGTTTTGCCCCGGCGATCTTGGCTTTCTCTTGTCTTTCCGTTTTCGGTGCGGGGCTTGTATTATTAATTTCTAAACCTTCGATGGCAAGGGCTGCGATTATCCAAGGACTTCCTCCTTTGGTTGCGGTCGTTCTCTATTTCATTTCCTGTAACGGCTGA
- a CDS encoding SpoIIE family protein phosphatase yields the protein MQIRSAIVLISIQFFPNLLFSQEIQKIGSFDSITSLNSTESYTWEITEEALDPKQFSLSYLSGEGPGIKTSPYKAPGVYRVSQKSVHKVYLIKKFIAPESWNAAGISVRLGTLTDKDKTYLNGKLIGETGNMNSSEPQAYDKIRIYSIPPGLIRNGRENILVLEVKKYFHPEAGIEQDRTEIGDTRLIQGDYYRAEYTKIALLMIYLTVGGYFLFLFIRRRTDTENLYFGLFTVFLVIYQFLRNQIKYELGIPFLYMKKTEYIILTALIPIFANFIRSYFKFPRGKFVNVLDAIYGAFILFYIVSNNVILYNKLNSSAVQLGWAAYIILIFYYLINKIRTKDRDALLILIGVTIVALSTVLDTMSNRNLFVFPRTVGYAFFFFIISIATILANKFVRLNEQVEELNEHLELKVEERTQELNESLANVSRLKTQQDGDYFLTSLLIRPLFTNNTSSPSLKIDFFSKQKKSISFKEKHYEIGGDISIAGNISIQGEKYTVFVNGDAMGKSIQGAGGALVMGTVFQSLLTRTNRNGGYSKAPESWLKDSFLELQGIFESFDGSMYISVVIGLLNERSGELYYINAEHPWPVLFRDGAAGFLENELTLRKIGIPGNEENFFVKYFQLRKYDVLILGSDGKDDILIGNDERGRIVNEDETKFLRTVEESKGDLRQIYEKTLRFGELTDDFTLLRLEYLVEPQFKSETSLSDVLEQAKTLYKKKSYSPLIDYLNEYKTIFSDREELFILLGKSYLKLKDFSSAARSFERAANLNPERLESQYYASYSSKLNKDFQKAEYFGRIAYTLDKNYLNNLINLADIYKNLNRSEDAKKFAEKAQLIDPNHPILLKLTDVF from the coding sequence ATGCAGATTCGTTCCGCAATCGTCCTCATATCTATTCAGTTTTTTCCAAATTTACTCTTCTCACAAGAGATACAAAAGATCGGATCCTTTGATTCGATCACTAGTCTAAATTCCACAGAATCCTATACTTGGGAAATTACTGAAGAGGCATTGGACCCCAAACAATTTTCGCTTTCTTATTTAAGCGGGGAAGGGCCCGGGATCAAAACAAGTCCATATAAGGCGCCGGGAGTGTATAGGGTCTCTCAAAAATCGGTGCATAAAGTTTATTTAATTAAGAAATTTATCGCACCCGAATCTTGGAATGCGGCAGGGATCTCTGTTCGTTTGGGGACTCTGACTGATAAGGATAAAACGTATCTAAACGGAAAGCTGATTGGGGAGACAGGAAATATGAATTCCTCCGAGCCCCAGGCATACGATAAGATCAGAATATATTCGATTCCACCCGGACTCATACGGAATGGACGAGAAAACATATTGGTCTTGGAAGTGAAAAAATATTTTCATCCTGAGGCCGGAATAGAGCAAGACCGCACGGAGATCGGGGATACTCGGTTGATCCAAGGAGATTATTATAGGGCCGAATATACGAAGATCGCTCTGTTGATGATCTATCTCACGGTCGGCGGATATTTTCTGTTTTTATTTATTAGAAGAAGGACGGATACGGAAAACCTGTATTTCGGATTATTTACCGTCTTTCTTGTGATTTATCAATTTCTCCGGAATCAGATCAAATATGAACTGGGGATCCCGTTCTTATATATGAAGAAAACGGAATATATTATCTTAACCGCACTGATCCCCATTTTTGCGAACTTTATCAGATCTTATTTTAAATTTCCTAGAGGGAAGTTTGTAAATGTATTGGATGCGATCTACGGAGCTTTTATATTATTTTATATCGTTTCAAACAACGTGATTTTATACAATAAGCTGAATAGTTCAGCCGTGCAGTTAGGCTGGGCGGCTTATATTATTCTGATCTTTTACTATTTGATCAATAAGATCAGAACGAAGGACCGGGACGCTTTGCTCATACTGATCGGAGTTACTATCGTGGCCTTGTCTACGGTTTTGGATACAATGTCCAATCGGAATTTATTCGTATTTCCTCGGACAGTCGGTTACGCATTCTTTTTCTTTATTATCAGTATCGCTACTATTCTCGCCAATAAATTCGTACGCTTGAACGAGCAAGTGGAAGAATTGAACGAACATTTAGAGCTTAAGGTAGAGGAAAGAACTCAAGAGTTAAACGAGTCCCTTGCAAATGTAAGTCGTCTTAAGACCCAACAGGACGGAGATTATTTTCTAACTTCCCTGTTGATCCGACCTTTGTTTACGAACAATACCTCTAGTCCTTCCTTAAAGATCGATTTCTTTTCTAAACAAAAAAAGTCCATTTCGTTCAAAGAGAAACATTACGAGATCGGAGGGGATATCAGTATCGCGGGAAATATCTCCATCCAAGGAGAAAAATACACGGTATTTGTAAATGGAGACGCGATGGGAAAATCCATCCAAGGGGCAGGCGGTGCACTTGTAATGGGCACAGTTTTTCAGTCATTGTTAACGCGGACTAATCGTAACGGAGGATATTCCAAAGCTCCCGAATCTTGGCTAAAAGATTCCTTTTTAGAACTCCAAGGAATTTTTGAATCTTTCGACGGTTCTATGTATATTTCAGTTGTAATAGGTTTGTTGAATGAAAGGTCCGGAGAGTTATATTATATTAATGCGGAACATCCATGGCCAGTATTGTTCAGGGACGGGGCTGCGGGATTTTTGGAAAATGAACTTACTCTTCGTAAAATAGGCATTCCCGGAAACGAAGAGAACTTCTTCGTAAAATATTTTCAATTAAGAAAGTATGATGTATTAATATTGGGTTCTGATGGAAAAGACGATATTTTAATAGGGAATGACGAAAGGGGAAGGATCGTAAACGAGGATGAAACTAAATTTTTAAGAACTGTAGAAGAATCAAAAGGAGATCTAAGGCAGATCTACGAAAAAACACTTAGATTCGGAGAATTGACCGATGATTTTACCCTTTTGAGGTTGGAGTATCTCGTTGAGCCTCAGTTCAAGAGCGAAACTTCATTGAGCGATGTGTTGGAACAAGCCAAAACGCTTTACAAGAAAAAGTCCTATTCTCCTCTCATAGATTATCTAAACGAATACAAGACTATTTTCTCCGATAGAGAAGAACTCTTCATTCTGCTCGGAAAATCATATTTGAAGCTCAAGGATTTTTCTTCCGCGGCCAGATCATTTGAAAGAGCTGCCAATCTGAATCCGGAGAGATTGGAGTCCCAATATTATGCATCTTACTCCAGCAAACTTAATAAGGATTTTCAAAAGGCGGAATATTTCGGAAGGATCGCCTATACATTGGATAAAAATTATCTGAATAATCTGATCAACTTAGCGGATATTTATAAAAACTTAAACCGATCCGAAGATGCAAAAAAATTCGCAGAAAAAGCTCAGCTGATAGATCCTAATCATCCGATCCTTCTGAAACTCACGGATGTTTTTTAG
- a CDS encoding HEAT repeat domain-containing protein, which translates to MIFMKFRLYSVFLIFFMRAIIPISAAGVLGSTLGCFGPPRPDLLPEVQEEGEQSLEELESDLKSQNPRMRSQAILELASRNERKYIPIAREWMRSSDETTKGPAILALGIWKDKSSLTEIVNFLDPKSGVDTGTVLEAISRMEDPQAGNRVAALLNQEEASIRLIAVDTLVRIHARQSGKTILAAAKSNKDPDKAKTFAMALGKLNVIESEDYLIDLASHTEPGPTLAASYLALGKIRSKKSIPLLVKALESNFDKGRENSSIALIEIGDPKILPLVLPILENQDKEIRYRAADVLIGVHDPGFSIRILEVLTKGKAIAKAPASHVLGRIKFLKAREDIEKTLLDPNIPDREIVAQALGYLGDIKSIPVLVKTLKEDQTEAKYGAVWALGAIGSEEGLPYVEEACKSKDQKLAKIASESLGMIASPKSLSLLDKKTEDFPDLAPITLAAITSIPGEESRKILEKYAESENINLHQVAVSQLGAKKDPASVPVLIKLLKEDSRSRNRKLLISSLKSVTGLKYASKNEWINWYTLNFSKKHP; encoded by the coding sequence ATGATTTTTATGAAATTTAGATTATATTCTGTTTTTTTAATTTTCTTTATGCGTGCAATTATCCCGATAAGTGCAGCCGGAGTTCTCGGTTCCACATTGGGTTGTTTTGGCCCTCCTCGTCCCGACCTCTTACCGGAGGTTCAAGAAGAAGGAGAACAAAGTTTGGAGGAATTGGAATCCGATCTGAAAAGCCAAAATCCAAGAATGAGATCCCAAGCAATTCTAGAATTAGCATCCAGGAATGAAAGAAAATACATTCCCATTGCCAGGGAATGGATGAGATCATCAGACGAGACCACAAAAGGTCCTGCGATATTAGCATTGGGGATCTGGAAAGATAAGTCTTCTCTCACGGAAATAGTAAACTTTTTAGATCCTAAATCGGGAGTCGATACGGGAACTGTTTTGGAAGCAATCTCAAGAATGGAGGATCCTCAGGCAGGAAATCGGGTCGCCGCTCTTTTAAATCAAGAAGAAGCAAGCATTCGATTAATAGCTGTGGATACTTTGGTCAGGATCCATGCAAGGCAGTCCGGAAAAACTATTTTAGCGGCAGCCAAATCAAACAAAGATCCGGACAAAGCCAAAACATTCGCAATGGCATTAGGAAAATTGAATGTTATAGAATCGGAAGATTATCTTATAGATTTGGCTTCTCATACCGAGCCGGGGCCTACTTTGGCGGCGTCTTACTTGGCCTTAGGTAAGATCAGAAGTAAAAAATCCATTCCACTTTTAGTAAAAGCCCTAGAATCGAATTTTGATAAGGGAAGAGAAAATTCATCCATAGCTCTTATAGAGATCGGAGATCCCAAAATTTTACCCTTGGTCCTTCCAATTTTAGAAAATCAAGATAAAGAGATCCGATACAGGGCAGCAGATGTTCTGATTGGAGTTCACGATCCCGGTTTTTCGATACGTATCTTAGAAGTTTTAACAAAAGGGAAAGCCATAGCAAAAGCCCCCGCATCGCACGTTTTAGGTCGTATCAAATTTTTAAAAGCAAGAGAAGATATAGAGAAAACATTATTAGATCCTAATATTCCAGACAGAGAGATTGTCGCCCAAGCCTTGGGATATTTAGGCGATATAAAAAGTATTCCGGTGCTTGTTAAGACCCTAAAGGAAGACCAGACGGAGGCGAAATACGGTGCCGTTTGGGCCCTTGGTGCGATAGGTTCGGAAGAAGGACTTCCTTACGTGGAAGAGGCTTGTAAATCTAAAGACCAAAAATTAGCAAAAATCGCTTCTGAAAGTTTGGGAATGATCGCTTCTCCTAAATCTTTGTCGCTTTTAGATAAGAAAACGGAAGATTTTCCCGATTTGGCCCCAATCACACTCGCTGCGATCACCTCGATTCCGGGAGAGGAATCGCGTAAAATTTTGGAAAAATATGCGGAAAGCGAGAATATCAATCTTCACCAGGTTGCGGTTTCTCAATTAGGAGCTAAAAAGGATCCGGCAAGTGTACCAGTTTTGATTAAATTACTTAAAGAGGACTCAAGATCTCGAAATAGAAAGTTACTTATTTCCTCCTTAAAATCGGTTACCGGATTGAAGTATGCTTCTAAAAACGAATGGATCAATTGGTATACATTAAATTTTTCTAAAAAACATCCGTGA